From Camelina sativa cultivar DH55 chromosome 7, Cs, whole genome shotgun sequence, one genomic window encodes:
- the LOC104700363 gene encoding CLAVATA3/ESR (CLE)-related protein 6-like, with the protein MASLILKQSIIILLIIFSSPILSSQARILRAGRVAAMDNMDSQVLLRELGIDLSKFKGHNERRFLVESERVSPGGPDPQHH; encoded by the coding sequence ATGGCGAGTTTGATCCTTAAGCAATCTATAATCATACTCCTAATCATATTTTCATCACCAATCTTGAGTTCTCAAGCTCGAATCCTTCGTGCAGGCCGTGTTGCGGCCATGGACAATATGGATAGTCAGGTTCTCCTACGGGAACTCGGGATTGATCTCTCCAAGTTCAAAGGTCATAACGAGAGGCGGTTTTTAGTGGAGTCCGAAAGAGTTTCACCGGGAGGTCCTGATCCACAACACCATTGA